One genomic region from Gossypium hirsutum isolate 1008001.06 chromosome D13, Gossypium_hirsutum_v2.1, whole genome shotgun sequence encodes:
- the LOC107950787 gene encoding AP2/ERF and B3 domain-containing transcription factor At1g50680 yields MVEDDSSTVLNTKLTVSAAETSGSGNSGYKFRPGKRSRDDQIGSLPKFKGVVPQQNGHWGAQIYANHQRIWLGTFKSESEAAMAYDSAAVKLRSGDSHRNFPWTEQNIQEPDFQSLYSTDDVLNMIRDGSYQAKFEDFVKILSKRDGKLNTSNNANKKLVHGDKQFPCMQLFQKELTPSDVGKLNRLVIPKKYAVKYFPHICEADRQVSAAGGGVEDIELVFYDKLMVTWKFRYCYWKSSQSFVLTRGWSRFVKEKKLNEKDTVTFYSCECSGEDQNGKSFFLIDVNYNGENGLGSSAAALEEEDRRDDDLAVGLEFNLGSTTKGYSNKAIEGFENGGRNVKQKSVTLFGVQINLL; encoded by the coding sequence ATGGTGGAAGATGATTCAAGCACTGTTTTAAACACAAAACTGACTGTTTCAGCAGCAGAAACATCGGGTTCCGGCAACAGCGGTTACAAATTCCGGCCCGGAAAACGTTCCCGGGACGACCAGATTGGTTCCTTACCAAAGTTCAAAGGTGTTGTCCCACAACAAAATGGTCATTGGGGTGCACAAATATACGCCAACCATCAACGTATATGGCTCGGTACATTCAAGTCTGAAAGCGAAGCTGCCATGGCATACGACAGCGCCGCCGTTAAACTCCGAAGCGGCGATTCTCACCGGAATTTCCCTTGGACCGAACAAAACATCCAAGAACCTGATTTTCAAAGCCTTTATTCAACCGACGATGTTCTTAATATGATCAGAGATGGTTCGTATCAAGCCAAATTTGAAGACTTCgtcaaaattttatcaaaaagaGATGGGAAATTAAATACAAGCAACAACGCAAACAAGAAACTTGTTCATGGTGATAAACAATTTCCATGCATGCAATTGTTTCAAAAAGAATTAACACCTAGTGATGTAGGTAAGCTTAATAGGTTAGTAATCCCAAAAAAATACGCCGTTAAATACTTCCCTCACATCTGTGAAGCCGACCGACAAGTTTCCGCCGCCGGTGGCGGCGTTGAAGACATTGAGCTTGTTTTTTACGACAAGTTAATGGTGACATGGAAGTTTCGTTACTGTTACTGGAAGAGTAGCCAAAGCTTTGTTTTAACAAGGGGGTGGAGCAGGTTTGTGAAAGAGAAGAAGCTTAATGAAAAGGATACTGTTACTTTTTATTCATGCGAATGCTCCGGAGAGGATCAAAATGGGAAGAGTTTTTTTCTCATTGATGTGAATTATAATGGTGAAAATGGGTTGGGATCGTCAGCGGCGGCGTTGGAGGAGGAGGACCGTCGTGATGATGATTTGGCGGTGGGGTTAGAGTTCAATTTGGGGTCGACGACCAAGGGTTATAGTAATAAAGCTATTGAAGGATTTGAAAATGGTGGACGTAATGTAAAGCAGAAAAGTGTTACCCTTTTTGGAGtacaaattaatttactttaa
- the LOC121225304 gene encoding protein NRT1/ PTR FAMILY 7.1 isoform X1, translating to MADIESSTDEIERKKKLSMDDIEYSTDEIEKKADEEIISFGKIESGNENQHSPGKRKKCGGWKLASLLLVNQGLATLAFFGVGVNLVLLLTRVLDQDNAVAANNVSKWTGTVYLCSLIGAFLSDSYWGRYLTCAIFQLILVLGLGLLSFASWFFLISPTGCGDGMKLCNTPSSIGVVMFYLSIYLIALGYGGHQPTVATLGADQFDDSNPNAVISKAAFFSSFYFALNVGSLFSNTILVYYEDSGKWTLGFLVSFGAAIIALLLYLSGTSRYRYVKASGNPLPRVAQVFVAAYRKWGVTPATVDALYEVEGTESAIKGSRKILHSNDFKFLDKAATITSMDLRGPNNPWKLCTVTQVEEAKCVLKMLPIWLCTIIYSVIFTQMASLFVEQGDVMASKLKNFRIPAASMSAFDICSVLIWTGVYRHVVVPMSRSLTGNPKGLTELQRMGTGLIIGMIAMVAAGVTEIQRLKSVSPGSKKSSLSIFWQVPQYVLVGASEVFMYVGQLEFFNGQAPDGIKSFGSSLCMASMSLGNYVSSLLINIVMEVTTRDGGPGWIPDDLNDGHLDRFYFLIAGLTAVDFIIYVYCAKWYNGINLDTSENGIQLEEQQKEVLASLMS from the exons ATGGCTGATATTGAGTCCTCTACCGATGAGATTGAAAGAAAG AAGAAATTATCAATGGATGATATTGAGTACTCTACcgatgagattgaaaaaaag GCTGATGAAGAAATTATTAGCTTTGGAAAAATAGAATCTGGGAATGAAAACCAGCATTCACCTGGAAAGAGGAAAAAATGTGGAGGATGGAAATTAGCAAGTCTCTTGCTAG TGAATCAAGGCCTAGCAACATTAGCTTTCTTTGGGGTAGGGGTGAACTTGGTGCTGCTCTTAACCAGGGTACTCGACCAAGATAACGCCGTAGCGGCCAATAATGTTAGCAAATGGACCGGGACGGTTTACTTATGCTCGCTGATCGGAGCGTTCCTTAGCGATTCGTATTGGGGTCGTTACTTGACATGTGCTATCTTTCAGCTCATACTCGTACTG GGTTTGGGGCTATTGTCATTTGCTTCATGGTTTTTTCTGATAAGTCCTACTGGTTGTGGTGATGGGATGAAACTTTGCAACACTCCGTCATCAATTGGTGTCGTTATGTTTTACTTATCGATATATCTTATAGCGCTCGGGTATGGTGGGCATCAACCGACCGTGGCTACGCTCGGAGCGGACCAGTTCGATGATTCAAACCCGAACGCAGTTATATCGAAAGCCGCATTCTTTAGTTCCTTTTACTTTGCACTTAATGTAGGCTCTCTATTTTCAAACACTATACTGGTTTACTATGAAGATTCAGGGAAATGGACATTAGGCTTCTTGGTTTCTTTTGGGGCAGCAATCATAGCACTATTGTTGTATTTATCGGGGACATCGAGATATAGGTACGTAAAAGCAAGCGGAAACCCGTTGCCACGCGTTGCACAAGTATTCGTCGCTGCATATCGGAAATGGGGCGTCACACCTGCCACCGTTGATGCCTTGTACGAAGTCGAAGGAACTGAATCCGCAATCAAAGGGAGCCGAAAAATACTCCATAGCAACGATTTTAA GTTCCTCGACAAGGCGGCTACGATAACCTCGATGGATCTGCGTGGACCGAACAATCCATGGAAGCTTTGCACTGTAACTCAAGTCGAAGAAGCTAAATGCGTCCTAAAAATGTTACCGATTTGGCTTTGTACGATAATTTACTCCGTCATTTTCACCCAAATGGCATCCCTTTTCGTCGAGCAAGGTGATGTAATGGCTTCCAAACTTAAAAACTTCCGTATCCCGGCTGCAAGCATGTCGGCTTTCGATATTTGCAGCGTTCTCATTTGGACCGGGGTCTACCGACACGTAGTTGTGCCCATGTCTCGATCATTAACCGGTAACCCCAAAGGATTAACCGAGCTGCAACGAATGGGGACCGGACTCATCATTGGAATGATTGCCATGGTTGCAGCCGGTGTCACTGAGATACAACGGCTCAAATCCGTGTCTCCCGGTTCGAAAAAAAGTTCATTGAGCATATTTTGGCAAGTTCCACAATATGTTTTAGTTGGTGCATCTGAAGTTTTCATGTATGTTGGCCAATTAGAGTTCTTTAATGGACAAGCCCCTGATGGTATTAAAAGCTTTGGTAGCTCACTTTGCATGGCATCAATGTCACTTGGCAACTATGTTAGTAGCTTGTTAATTAACATAGTTATGGAGGTCACAACCCGAGATGGCGGTCCCGGGTGGATTCCCGACGACCTCAATGATGGCCATTTGGACCGGTTTTACTTCCTTATCGCCGGTTTAACCGCGGTGGATTTCATAATCTATGTGTATTGTGCCAAATGGTACAATGGCATCAA
- the LOC107945393 gene encoding enoyl-[acyl-carrier-protein] reductase [NADH], chloroplastic → MAATVASSLQIMAARPCLSFSPGVVKAGAAILCSNPKTVLWPKLTNSCNISSLNPFRHGFRSSTVKFSKVVTKAMSESNENRPVSGLPIDLKGKRAFIAGVADDNGYGWAIAKSLAAAGAEILVGTWVPALNIFETGLRRGKFNESRLLPDGSLMEITKVYPLDAVFDNLDDVPEDIKTNKRYAGSSKWTVQEVAESVKQDFGSIDILVHSLANGPEVSKPLLETSRKGYLAALSASSYSYVSLLKHFLPLMNPGGSSISLTYIASERIIPGYGGGMSSAKAALESDTRVLAFEAGRKHKIRVNAISAGPLRSRAAKAIGFIDMMIEYSKANAPLQKELSADEVGNTAAFLASPLASAITGAVIYVDNGLNAMGIGVDSRIFKDLNIPSDKH, encoded by the exons ATGGCTGCAACAGTAGCTTCCAGCCTACAAATAATGGCAGCAAGACCCTGTCTTTCATTTTCTCCTGGGGTTGTTAAAGCAGGTGCTGCCATTCTATGTTCGAATCCCAAAACGGTGTTGTGGCCGAAGCTAACGAATTCGTGCAATATATCATCTTTAAACCCTTTCCGACACGGTTTCAGATCATCCACAGTAAAGTTTAGCAAGGTTGTAACGAAAGCAATGTCTGAATCTAATGAAAATAGGCCTGTTTCTGGGTTGCCAATTGACTTGAAAG GTAAGAGGGCATTTATTGCCGGTGTAGCCGATGACAATGGATATGGCTGGGCAATAGCAAAATCTCTTGCTGCTGCAGGCGCTGAAATACTAGTCGGAACATGGGTGCCT GCTTTGAACATATTCGAAACCGGCTTGCGACGGGGAAAGTTCAATGAATCACGCTT ATTGCCGGATGGCTCTTTAATGGAGATTACCAAAGTATATCCTCTAGATGCAGTCTTTGACAACCTCGATGATGTACCCGAAGAT ATTAAAACGAATAAGCGTTATGCCGGATCCTCAAAGTGGACCGTTCAG GAAGTTGCTGAATCCGTTAAACAAGATTTCGGAAGCATTGACATTCTCGTGCATTCACTAGCCAATGGCCCCGAG GTCAGCAAACCTCTTTTGGAGACATCCCGGAAAGGATACCTTGCAGCTTTATCTGCTTCAAGTTACTCCTACGTTTCCTTACTCAAACATTTTCTCCCCTTAATGAATCCAG GAGGTTCTTCAATTTCTCTTACGTACATTGCTTCTGAGCGAATAATTCCAGG ATATGGCGGAGGTATGAGTTCTGCTAAAGCAGCTCTCGAAAGTGACACAAGA GTCCTTGCTTTTGAAGCAGGAAGAAAACATAAAATCCGGGTCAACGCAATATCTGCTG GCCCTCTAAGAAGTCGTGCTGCGAAAGCAATTGGATTTATTGACATGATGATCGAATACTCGAAGGCCAATGCACCTCTCCAAAAAGAACTATCTGCAG ATGAAGTGGGGAATACTGCTGCTTTCTTGGCATCTCCATTGGCTTCGGCTATCACGGGTGCCGTCATATATGTTGATAACGGTTTGAATGCAATGGGTATCGGAGTTGACAGTCGCATATTTAAAGACCTCAACATTCCGAGCGACAAGCACTAG
- the LOC121225304 gene encoding protein NRT1/ PTR FAMILY 7.1 isoform X2, giving the protein MDDIEYSTDEIEKKADEEIISFGKIESGNENQHSPGKRKKCGGWKLASLLLVNQGLATLAFFGVGVNLVLLLTRVLDQDNAVAANNVSKWTGTVYLCSLIGAFLSDSYWGRYLTCAIFQLILVLGLGLLSFASWFFLISPTGCGDGMKLCNTPSSIGVVMFYLSIYLIALGYGGHQPTVATLGADQFDDSNPNAVISKAAFFSSFYFALNVGSLFSNTILVYYEDSGKWTLGFLVSFGAAIIALLLYLSGTSRYRYVKASGNPLPRVAQVFVAAYRKWGVTPATVDALYEVEGTESAIKGSRKILHSNDFKFLDKAATITSMDLRGPNNPWKLCTVTQVEEAKCVLKMLPIWLCTIIYSVIFTQMASLFVEQGDVMASKLKNFRIPAASMSAFDICSVLIWTGVYRHVVVPMSRSLTGNPKGLTELQRMGTGLIIGMIAMVAAGVTEIQRLKSVSPGSKKSSLSIFWQVPQYVLVGASEVFMYVGQLEFFNGQAPDGIKSFGSSLCMASMSLGNYVSSLLINIVMEVTTRDGGPGWIPDDLNDGHLDRFYFLIAGLTAVDFIIYVYCAKWYNGINLDTSENGIQLEEQQKEVLASLMS; this is encoded by the exons ATGGATGATATTGAGTACTCTACcgatgagattgaaaaaaag GCTGATGAAGAAATTATTAGCTTTGGAAAAATAGAATCTGGGAATGAAAACCAGCATTCACCTGGAAAGAGGAAAAAATGTGGAGGATGGAAATTAGCAAGTCTCTTGCTAG TGAATCAAGGCCTAGCAACATTAGCTTTCTTTGGGGTAGGGGTGAACTTGGTGCTGCTCTTAACCAGGGTACTCGACCAAGATAACGCCGTAGCGGCCAATAATGTTAGCAAATGGACCGGGACGGTTTACTTATGCTCGCTGATCGGAGCGTTCCTTAGCGATTCGTATTGGGGTCGTTACTTGACATGTGCTATCTTTCAGCTCATACTCGTACTG GGTTTGGGGCTATTGTCATTTGCTTCATGGTTTTTTCTGATAAGTCCTACTGGTTGTGGTGATGGGATGAAACTTTGCAACACTCCGTCATCAATTGGTGTCGTTATGTTTTACTTATCGATATATCTTATAGCGCTCGGGTATGGTGGGCATCAACCGACCGTGGCTACGCTCGGAGCGGACCAGTTCGATGATTCAAACCCGAACGCAGTTATATCGAAAGCCGCATTCTTTAGTTCCTTTTACTTTGCACTTAATGTAGGCTCTCTATTTTCAAACACTATACTGGTTTACTATGAAGATTCAGGGAAATGGACATTAGGCTTCTTGGTTTCTTTTGGGGCAGCAATCATAGCACTATTGTTGTATTTATCGGGGACATCGAGATATAGGTACGTAAAAGCAAGCGGAAACCCGTTGCCACGCGTTGCACAAGTATTCGTCGCTGCATATCGGAAATGGGGCGTCACACCTGCCACCGTTGATGCCTTGTACGAAGTCGAAGGAACTGAATCCGCAATCAAAGGGAGCCGAAAAATACTCCATAGCAACGATTTTAA GTTCCTCGACAAGGCGGCTACGATAACCTCGATGGATCTGCGTGGACCGAACAATCCATGGAAGCTTTGCACTGTAACTCAAGTCGAAGAAGCTAAATGCGTCCTAAAAATGTTACCGATTTGGCTTTGTACGATAATTTACTCCGTCATTTTCACCCAAATGGCATCCCTTTTCGTCGAGCAAGGTGATGTAATGGCTTCCAAACTTAAAAACTTCCGTATCCCGGCTGCAAGCATGTCGGCTTTCGATATTTGCAGCGTTCTCATTTGGACCGGGGTCTACCGACACGTAGTTGTGCCCATGTCTCGATCATTAACCGGTAACCCCAAAGGATTAACCGAGCTGCAACGAATGGGGACCGGACTCATCATTGGAATGATTGCCATGGTTGCAGCCGGTGTCACTGAGATACAACGGCTCAAATCCGTGTCTCCCGGTTCGAAAAAAAGTTCATTGAGCATATTTTGGCAAGTTCCACAATATGTTTTAGTTGGTGCATCTGAAGTTTTCATGTATGTTGGCCAATTAGAGTTCTTTAATGGACAAGCCCCTGATGGTATTAAAAGCTTTGGTAGCTCACTTTGCATGGCATCAATGTCACTTGGCAACTATGTTAGTAGCTTGTTAATTAACATAGTTATGGAGGTCACAACCCGAGATGGCGGTCCCGGGTGGATTCCCGACGACCTCAATGATGGCCATTTGGACCGGTTTTACTTCCTTATCGCCGGTTTAACCGCGGTGGATTTCATAATCTATGTGTATTGTGCCAAATGGTACAATGGCATCAA